GCGCGGGCGGTCGGCGCGGCGGCCCGCGCGCAGGCCGAGCACCGCCGTGACCGCACCCGAGGCGAGGTCGGCGCGCATGGCGTCGCGGCCCGGGAGCTCCGTCGCCCCCGGTAACGTCATCCCCGCCCGCTGCTTCGTCGCCCAGCCGCGCGCCAGCGCGCCCTCGGCCGGCGCGAAGCCGGGGAACGGGCCCAGCGCGCGCACCGTGTCGGTCACGTTGCGCACGACGTCGACGAACTTGCCCCCCTCGGCGGCCGACACCCACGAGAACTGGACGCGGTTCTGGTCCATGCCGACGAAGTCGAGCAGCTCGCGGAACAGCACCCAGCGCCGCCGGGCGGCGTAGTTGCCGCTCGTGTAGTGGCAGTCGCCGGGGTGGCAGCCCGAGACGAGCACGCCGTCGCTGCCCATGGCGAAGGCCCGCAGCAGGAACAGCGGGTCGATGCGACCGGTGCACGGCAGCTTGATCAGGCGGATCTGCGGCGGGTACTTCAGGCGGCTGGTGCCGGCGAGGTCGGCCCCCGCGTACGTGCACCAGCGGCAGACGAAGGCGGTGATCCGCGGCTGCCAGGTCGCGGCGGCGCCTCTCGTGTCGGGTTCCGCGCTCATCTCACATCTCCTTGGCGCCGCCCTATGGGACCAGCGCGCTGATCTGGGCGAAGATCTGCTCGTCGGTGTAACCGGCCAGCTCGAGCGACTTCGACGGACAGGTGGCCACGCAGGTCCCGCACCCGTTGCAGACGCCGGCGTTCACCCGTGCCGTGCGGCGCAGCAGCCGTCCCTGCCGGTCGCGCACCTCGTTCAGCTCGACGGCGCCGTAGGGGCAGACCTCCTGGCAGGCGAAGCAGCCCGCGCAGACGGCCTCGTTCACGCGGGCGACGACCGGCTCGCGGTCCAGCGTCTCGCGCGAGAACAGCACGGCCACCTTGGCCGCCGCCGCACTGGCCTGCGCCACGGCCTCGGGGATGTCCTTGGGCCCCTGGCAGACGCCCGCCAGCATGACGCCGGCGGCCGCCGATTCCACCGGCCGCAGCTTGGGGTGCGCCTCGGAGTAGAAGGCGTGGCCGTCGTAGCCGACGCCGAACTTCTGCGCCAGGCGTGCCGCGCCGGCCTGAGGGCGGATCGCCGTGGCGAGCACGACCAGGTCGGCCCGGATCTCCACCGGCATGCCTGCCAGCGTGTCGACCCCCGAAACAACGATCCGGCCGTCGTCCTCGTAGAGCCGCGACACCTTGCCGCGCAGGTAGAGGACCTCGTCCTCCTCGACGGCGCGCCGCACGAACTCGTCGTAGCCCTTGCCGGGGGCGCGCACGTCCATGTAGAAGACCACGGCCTTGCCCTCGTGCACCTTGTGCTTGTAGAGCAGGGCGTGCTTGGCCGTGTACATGCAGCAGATCTTCGAGCAGTACTCGATCCCCTTGGCGCGGTCGCGGCTGCCGATGCACTGCAGGAAGACCACGGTCTGCGGCACCTTGCCGTCAGACGGGCGGCGGATCTCGCCCCCGGTCGGCCCCGACGCCGAGGCCAAGCGCTCGAACTGCAGGCCGTCGATGACGTCCGCGATCTTGCCGCCGCCGTACTCGGGATAGCCGCGCAGGCCGGCGCCGGGGTCCCCGATGTCGTAGAGCTGGTAGCCCGTCGCCAGCACCGCGGCGCCGACGTTCTCGACCACGAACTCGTCCTGCTGCTCGAAGTCCACCGCGCCCGGACCGCACACCTTCTCGCAGACGCCGCACTTGCCGGTCTTGAAATGCGTGCAGCGCTCGCGGTCGATGACCGGCTTGTTCGGCACGGCCTGCGGGAACGGGATATAGATGGCGGCGCGGCTGCCCAGCCCCGCGTCGAACTCGGACGGGATCTTCTTCTGCGGGCATTTCTGCTGGCAGACGCCGCAGCCGGTGCACTTCGCCATGTCCACCGAGCGCGCCTTCTTGCGCACCGTCACGCGGAAGTTGCCGATGTAGCCCTCGACCTTCTCGATCTCGCTGAAGGTGTGCAGCGTGATCAGCGGGTGCTGGGCGACCTCGACCATGCGAGGCGTCAGGATGCACTGCGAGCAGTCGAGCGTCGGGAAGGTCTCCGACAGCTGGCTCATGTGCCCGCCGATGGACGGCTCCTTCTCCACCATCACCACCGGGATGCCGGCGTTGGCCATGTCCAGCGCCGCCTGGATCCCGGCGATGCCGCCGCCGACCACCAGCGCGCGCCGCGTCAGCGGCACCTTGATCGGAAAGAGGTCCTCGTTGCGCTTGACCTTCTCGACCATCATGCGCACCAGGTCGACGGCCTTTTCGGTGGCCGCCGGGCGATCCTCGTGCACCCACGAGCACTGCTCGCGCACGTTCACCATCTCGCAGCGGAAGGGGTTGAGCCCCTCGCCGAGCGTGGCGCGGCGGAACGTCGGCTCGTGCATGGCGGGACTGCACGCGGCCACCACCACGCCGTCGAGCTTCAGGTCGCGGATCGCGGCGCGGACCATGTTCTGCCCCGGATCCGAGCACATGTACTTGTAGTCCACCGAGTGGACGACGCCGGGCAGTGCGCCGGCGGCCTCGGCCACCTTCGCGCAGTCCACGGTGCGCCCGATGTTCTCGCCGCAATGGCAGACGAAGACCCCGACCCTAGACATGGTTCGCCTCCCGCGCCGGAATGAGCGCGTCCACGCGGACGGGCACGATGTGGCGGTGCAGGCCGAGCGCCCGCGGCTCGATGCCGAGCGCCAGACCGATCACCTGGGTGACGTAGAGCACGGGCATCTCGAAGTCGAACTTCTTCTGCTTCGCGATCGCCGGCTGCGTCATGTCGAGGTTCGCGTGGCAGAGCGGGCAGGCGACCATCATCGCCTGCGCGCCGCGCGCGTGCGCCATCGCCAGCAGCTTGCCCGACAGGTCGCGCACGATGGCGGGCTCGGGCAGCGCCAGCGAGGCCCCGCAGCAGTCCAGCCGCAGCGGCCAGTCCACGGGTTCGCCACCGGCCAGGCGGACGAGATCCTCGAGCAGCGTCGGGGCCTCGGCGTCGTCGAAGGCGTTCTCGCCGCGCGGCCGCGTCAGCAGGCAGCCGTAGTAGCAGGCGATCTTCAGCCCGTTCAGCGGGCGCGTCACCTTCGCGGCCACCGCCTCGCGCACCTCCGGGCGCGCCAGCAGCTGCGCCACGTGCAGGATCTCCAGGTCCGGATCGATGGTGCCGCCCACACGCGCCGCCGCCGCCGGCGCGGACGCGGGATGGGCGCGCAGCTCGGCGCCCGCCGCGCGCAGCCGCGAATAGCAGGAAGCGCAGCCGGTCAGCAGGGGCCCCGCTCCGGTCGCCGTGGCGCGGGCGAGGTTCCAGTCGCCCAGCAAGTGCGCCGCGTCCGGGTCGATCGCGTGCGCCGGCGTGGCGCCGCAGCAGCACCAGTCCTCGATCTCGCGCAGCTCGAAGCCGAGGACGCCGGCCACCGCACGGATGGATTCGTCGTACTCGCGCGCGGTGGCGTGCAGCGAACAACCGGGGTAGTAGGAGAAGCTGGTCACGGCTGCCCCTTTTCTGGCTGAGCTTGCCCGCGCCGCGCCCGGCCGGGGCCGCGCAGCGTCTTGCCGTCGAGCCTGATCTTCCCGCGCGACAGCAGCGCGGGGAGATTCTCGAGATTCTGGAGAAATGCCCGCGCCCGCAGGTTGTACTCGGCGCCCAGCATCACCTCGCTCAGCCGGCCGCCGGCGAGCACCTGATCCACGAAGATGCGGTTGAACAGGTACGCGCGGCGCGCGGCGGCCGGCACGGTGCCGGCCCGCTCGGCTTCCGCGCGCAGCGCGTCCATCACCCGCGAGAGG
The sequence above is a segment of the bacterium genome. Coding sequences within it:
- a CDS encoding CoB--CoM heterodisulfide reductase iron-sulfur subunit A family protein translates to MSRVGVFVCHCGENIGRTVDCAKVAEAAGALPGVVHSVDYKYMCSDPGQNMVRAAIRDLKLDGVVVAACSPAMHEPTFRRATLGEGLNPFRCEMVNVREQCSWVHEDRPAATEKAVDLVRMMVEKVKRNEDLFPIKVPLTRRALVVGGGIAGIQAALDMANAGIPVVMVEKEPSIGGHMSQLSETFPTLDCSQCILTPRMVEVAQHPLITLHTFSEIEKVEGYIGNFRVTVRKKARSVDMAKCTGCGVCQQKCPQKKIPSEFDAGLGSRAAIYIPFPQAVPNKPVIDRERCTHFKTGKCGVCEKVCGPGAVDFEQQDEFVVENVGAAVLATGYQLYDIGDPGAGLRGYPEYGGGKIADVIDGLQFERLASASGPTGGEIRRPSDGKVPQTVVFLQCIGSRDRAKGIEYCSKICCMYTAKHALLYKHKVHEGKAVVFYMDVRAPGKGYDEFVRRAVEEDEVLYLRGKVSRLYEDDGRIVVSGVDTLAGMPVEIRADLVVLATAIRPQAGAARLAQKFGVGYDGHAFYSEAHPKLRPVESAAAGVMLAGVCQGPKDIPEAVAQASAAAAKVAVLFSRETLDREPVVARVNEAVCAGCFACQEVCPYGAVELNEVRDRQGRLLRRTARVNAGVCNGCGTCVATCPSKSLELAGYTDEQIFAQISALVP
- a CDS encoding CoB--CoM heterodisulfide reductase iron-sulfur subunit B family protein; its protein translation is MTSFSYYPGCSLHATAREYDESIRAVAGVLGFELREIEDWCCCGATPAHAIDPDAAHLLGDWNLARATATGAGPLLTGCASCYSRLRAAGAELRAHPASAPAAAARVGGTIDPDLEILHVAQLLARPEVREAVAAKVTRPLNGLKIACYYGCLLTRPRGENAFDDAEAPTLLEDLVRLAGGEPVDWPLRLDCCGASLALPEPAIVRDLSGKLLAMAHARGAQAMMVACPLCHANLDMTQPAIAKQKKFDFEMPVLYVTQVIGLALGIEPRALGLHRHIVPVRVDALIPAREANHV
- a CDS encoding 4Fe-4S dicluster domain-containing protein, which encodes ALATDQNVFRCYQCGCCTAGCPTAGRGDLLPHQVMRHLQLDSDAPLRAVQPWLCVGCQTCAERCPQELDLSRVMDALRAEAERAGTVPAAARRAYLFNRIFVDQVLAGGRLSEVMLGAEYNLRARAFLQNLENLPALLSRGKIRLDGKTLRGPGRARRGQAQPEKGQP